The proteins below come from a single Cannabis sativa cultivar Pink pepper isolate KNU-18-1 chromosome 3, ASM2916894v1, whole genome shotgun sequence genomic window:
- the LOC133036195 gene encoding uncharacterized protein LOC133036195, protein MKLNPLKCSFEFSSDKFLGFIVNARRIEDNPKKIQALLDMKFPTKTKADQSLTCRIAALSKFISRSTDKCVPFFNILRGNKQFEWTEECERAFQELKMKFAKPLVLSKPLDGEELGIYQAITEHAASNNEAEYDALIADLRLAQETKAGHIEICSDSQLVVNHVSREYEARGEKMISYPSKIHDLLAQFKSYALKQIPSEENTTIDALARLASSNMNDKENLIPIQFLEKPSITSTEEVDMMDTSPNLMTPIAGYLNTGELPDNKNKAQKIRRKAA, encoded by the exons atgaaactcaatcccCTAAAGTGCTCCTTCGAATTCAGCTCAGATAAATTTTTGGGCTTTATTGTCAACGCCCGAAGAATTGAAGACAATCCAAAGaaaattcaagccctcctggatatgaaatttccaacaaaaaccAAGGCAGATCAAAGTTTGACTTGCCGGATTGCCGCACTCAGCAAATTTATTTCAAGGtcaacagacaagtgtgtcccattcttcaacatcttgCGAGGAAATAAGCAATTTGAATGGACGGAggaatgtgaaagagcttttcaagagcTAAAAATGAAATTCGCAAAACCTCTTGTCCTCTCAAAACCTTTGGACGGAGAAGAATTAGGAATATACCAGGCTATAACGGAGCATGCT GCGTCTAATAATGAAGCTGAATATGACGCTCTTATCGCCGACCTAAGACTTGCTCAGGAAACAAAAGCCGGACACATTGAGATCTGCAGTGACTCACAgttggtggtaaatcatgtatctagAGAGTACGAGGCTCGAGGGGAAAAGATGATATCATATccgagcaaaatacatgatctgctagcacaattcaaaagctatgcTCTCAAGCAAATTCCAAGCGAAGAAAACACAACTATCGATGCATTAGCCCGACTTGCGAGCAGCAACATGAATGATAAAGAAAATCTAATCCCCAtccaatttcttgaaaaacCTAGTATCACCAGCACGGAAGAGGTTGATATGATGGATACATCCCCAAACTtgatgacgccaatagcaggCTACCTCAATACTGGAGAACTACCAGATAACAAAAACAAAGCTCAAAAAATAAGGAGAAAGGCTgcatag